In the genome of Caldisphaera lagunensis DSM 15908, the window ATTGCAACTATGGAATTATCTGGTATTAAAGATAATATTGTATCCGGATCTTTTACTATTTTTTTACGTGCAAGCTGTTCTATAACTTCTGCCAATAGTTTCACCATGTTTTTAATAGGTTAAGTACTCTTATTAAACTTTAACATTTTAAAATTTAAATTAGATAAAGATTATATTTAAATGAGGTAGATCAAAAATGATAAAATACGTAGCAACTGATGTTGATGGTACACTTACAATAAGAAGAGGAGACGTCAGAATAAGCATTGAAGCAATAAATGGAATTAGGCTATTAGAATCTAATGGAATTAAAGTTTCATTAATATCAGGGAATTCCTTACCAGTTACATTAGGTTTAAGGGGTTATATTGGTGCATCAGGACCTGCAATTGCAGAAAATGGTTGTATAATTTATTTTCATGGATATAAACACATATGTAATAAAACACCTCCTGATGAATTAAAGGACATAGCGTTAAAGATGGGACTTATAGAGAGCTGGCAAAATAAATTTAGATTTCACGATTTAGCTTTTTTTATACCTAGAAATATGGATAAAAGCAAAATAAAAGATTTAATTAATGAAATTGAAAAAAATTCTAACAAATATGGATTTAAAGTATTGTGGAGCGGCTATGCATTGCATATATTGCCAGAAATGGGTGGTAAAGGGTTTGGAGTAAAGATTGCAAGTGAATTGCTTGGGTTTAAAGAAGAAGAAGTAGCTACAATAGGTGATGGTGAAAACGATTTGGATATGCTTAATTTTGGTATTTTATCAGCTTGTCCTAGTGATGCATCAGAAGAAGTAAAGAAAACTGTAAAATATGTTGCTAGTAAACCAGGAGGTGAAGGTTTTTTAGAAATAGCTAATTACATATTAAAAATAAACAATCAAAATTCAGGTTAAAATCTTCTTCATAGCCACCGGCTCAGCACTCGGCAAATTCCACATCTACTTAATTTTTGCTAGCGGAAGATAATATTTTATAAGAAATTTTAAGTATTACTTATATTTATTTCATCCCCATTGTCTGGTATTATTATATCTAGATTGGTATTATGGTTTCTTATTTCTTCTGCTAATGATTTTTGCCCTTCAGGCTCTCCATGTACTAATATAACTCTTTGAATTCCCTGTATAGATTTTATTGTTTCTAATATTCCTCTTCTATCAGTATGACTTGAAAAATCAAACCATTCAACCCTTGCCTTTACTTCAACTTTTGTATTTCCATCGTAATAACTTCCTGTTTCTAGTATATCTCTACCAGGAGTTTTTTCAGCTTGATAGCTTACCATAAAAACTGCATTTCTAGGATTATGAGCTAATTTTTTAAGGTAATAGAGACTAGGCCCTCCTTTCATCATGCCAGCGCTAGCAATAATTACTCCAGGTTGTTTTAAAGCTTTTCTTCTATCATTCCACCCTTTAACTAATCTTTGCTCTTGCATTGCTTTTAATAATAATCCCGGTGATCTTAGATAATTGCTATGTGCAATGTAAAGCTCCGCTATATCTCTTATCATTCCATCAACCCATATATTGTAACCAAAACCTTTTTCTTCTAGCAATGCCATTATCTCTTGTCCTCTAGAAACCCCGAAAGCAGGAACTAATACAATTCCTCCCTTTTCAACAACATCATTGACATCATCTATAAACCTTTTTTCCGTTTCATCCCTTGGAGGATGATTTGATGTTGAATATGTAGATTCTATTATTAATGTATCAGCTTCAACACCATTTAATTTATGGGGATTTTTAAGTTTAGTTTCGATAGTATTCATATCAGCGGTATATAGAATTTTATTATTACTTGTCTCTACTAAAACGCTTGCACTTCCTGGTATATGCCCACTATCCATTAATGTAACTTGAAAATCTCCATATTCATAAGGTTTTTCATAATCCATTGTTTCTGCTGAAGTTAACATATCATTAACGCTTTGTTCATCAAATGGTAAATAGGGACCATTAAGCTTAATCATATCCATTAAGAGTATTTTGCTTACGTCCAAAGTTAATGGTGTTGCGCCAATTTTAGGCATTATTGATATATATAATGATGGTGCTGCTCCAATGTGATCTAAATGACTATGAGTTAATATTACAACATCTATATCTTTTGGCCTTACATGAAGAGGAAATATAGGCCTATCATCTTCATCAAAATTTACACCATAGTCTAATAATACTGATCTACTATTTTCTTCTATTAAAATTCCTGCTCTTCCTACTTCTTTGCCACTTCCTAATATTTTTATTTTAGTCATTGTTTTTACATGCCTCGATTTTTATCCTATTTTATACTTAATAATTGAGCTTAATATTTAATAATATAATACATTTTCTTTCATAGAATATAGTTGAAAATTAAAACATATAATAGAGAAATATATAAATAATTAAATCTTCAATAAATATAGATGGATACTTAATTTAGGCGATGAAAATTGATGGGTATGAATCCAAAAGATTTAAAAAAGGCGATGAAAAGATTAGGTATGGAAATTGAAGAAGTTAAGGCCGAAAAAGTTACAATTGACGAAACCGATGGTTCTAAGTTAATAATTGAAGATCCTCAAGTTATGATAATTAAAGCAAAGAACCAACCCACAATGGTTTACGTAGTTGGAGAACCTAAAAAAGTCGAGGAAACTAAGAAAAAAGAAGAGGTCTCAATTAGTGAAGAAGATATTAATTTAGTTATGGAGCAGGCAAACGTTGATAAGGAAACTGCAAAGAAGGCTTTAATCGAATCAAATGGAGATATCGCTGAGGCTATTCTAAAACTGAAAGGAAGTTAGTCTCATCGCTTCCAGCCTTTGATCTCAATTTTCTAATTAATGTATTTATATCTTTGGCTAGGCT includes:
- a CDS encoding phosphoglycolate phosphatase yields the protein MIKYVATDVDGTLTIRRGDVRISIEAINGIRLLESNGIKVSLISGNSLPVTLGLRGYIGASGPAIAENGCIIYFHGYKHICNKTPPDELKDIALKMGLIESWQNKFRFHDLAFFIPRNMDKSKIKDLINEIEKNSNKYGFKVLWSGYALHILPEMGGKGFGVKIASELLGFKEEEVATIGDGENDLDMLNFGILSACPSDASEEVKKTVKYVASKPGGEGFLEIANYILKINNQNSG
- a CDS encoding MBL fold metallo-hydrolase, producing the protein MTKIKILGSGKEVGRAGILIEENSRSVLLDYGVNFDEDDRPIFPLHVRPKDIDVVILTHSHLDHIGAAPSLYISIMPKIGATPLTLDVSKILLMDMIKLNGPYLPFDEQSVNDMLTSAETMDYEKPYEYGDFQVTLMDSGHIPGSASVLVETSNNKILYTADMNTIETKLKNPHKLNGVEADTLIIESTYSTSNHPPRDETEKRFIDDVNDVVEKGGIVLVPAFGVSRGQEIMALLEEKGFGYNIWVDGMIRDIAELYIAHSNYLRSPGLLLKAMQEQRLVKGWNDRRKALKQPGVIIASAGMMKGGPSLYYLKKLAHNPRNAVFMVSYQAEKTPGRDILETGSYYDGNTKVEVKARVEWFDFSSHTDRRGILETIKSIQGIQRVILVHGEPEGQKSLAEEIRNHNTNLDIIIPDNGDEINISNT
- a CDS encoding nascent polypeptide-associated complex protein, producing MMGMNPKDLKKAMKRLGMEIEEVKAEKVTIDETDGSKLIIEDPQVMIIKAKNQPTMVYVVGEPKKVEETKKKEEVSISEEDINLVMEQANVDKETAKKALIESNGDIAEAILKLKGS